A part of Podarcis muralis chromosome 13, rPodMur119.hap1.1, whole genome shotgun sequence genomic DNA contains:
- the LOC144325115 gene encoding olfactory receptor 14A16-like: protein MQEITQDLPVNSSGLHSHTMFNQSSRVVEFLLHGFSDTQELKTFQFIIFLIIYVIAVTENLIIITVISHSAQLHKPMYFFLANLAFQDLGSISVSVPKSLANSLMNTKTISYNGCICQVFYFMFFTVSHFFLLGIMAYDRYFAICNPLHYETVMNRKACVKMAISAWITGLIYSTVYTGSTFTIEFCSNDISQFFCEIPQLFKISCSDSYLIVFWIICVGDSLAFIYLAVIVYSYVKIFSAVLKIPSAQGKEKAFSTCLPHLIVISLYFVSGSFVYLKQSSVSLSSSDTELLDIVASMFYCMFPPVMNPLIYSIRNKELKTALWKLNANLFHQFSPNF, encoded by the exons ATGCAGGAAATTACCCAAGATCTACCTGTAAACAGCTCA GGACTACACAGCCACACAATGTTCAACCAGTCATCTAGAGTGGTGGAATTCCTTCTGCATGGATTCTCTGATACTCAGGAACTGAAGacatttcagttcattatattttTGATCATATATGTGATCGCTGTCACTGAAAACCTCATAATCATCACAGTCATCTCTCACAGTGCTCAGCTTCACAAACCCATGTACTTCTTTCtagccaatctggcattccaagaCCTTGGCTCCATATCTGTCTCAGTTCCCAAATCCTTGGCAAATTCCCTGATGAACACCAAGACCATTTCATACAATGGATGCATATGCCAGGTTTTCTACTTTATGTTCTTCACTGTatctcattttttcctccttGGCATCATGGCATATGACCGCTACTTTGCTATCTGCAATCCTCTGCACTATGAGACTGTGATGAACAGAAAAGCATGTGTCAAAATGGCAATCAGTGCATGGATTACTGGGCTTATCTATTCCACAGTATATACTGGCAGTACATTCACAATTGAGTTCTGTTCTAATGACATCAGTCAGTTTTTCTGTGAAATTCCACAGTTATTCAAAATTTCTTGCTCTGACTCATATCTCATCGTATTTTGGATTATTTGTGTTGGTGACTCTCTGGCCTTTATCTACCTTGCTGTAATAGTTTATTCATACGTTAAAATCTTCAGTGCAGTTCTAAAAATTCCTTCTGCCCAGGGAAAAGAAAAAGCCTTCTCAACTTGCTTGCCACATCTTATTGTAATATCTTTATATTTTGTTAGCGGTTCATTTGTTTATCTGAAGCAAAGCTCTGTGTCACTATCATCAAGTGACACAGAGCTTTTGGATATTGTTGCTTCTATGTTCTATTGCATGTTTCCACCAGTTATGAACCCATTAATCTATAGCATTAGGAATAAGGAATTGAAAACAGCATTATGGAAGTTGAATGCAAATCTCTTCCACCAATTCTCCCCCAATTTCTAA